A genomic segment from Dietzia psychralcaliphila encodes:
- the hisI gene encoding phosphoribosyl-AMP cyclohydrolase produces MSDGQLRDGASSEPVLDPSIADRLTRNPDGLVAAVVQDATSGRVLMMAWMDDAALAETLATRRGVYFSRSRGARWVKGETSGHVQHVRSVEIDCDGDTVLLRVDQTGAACHNGTDSCFDTDTLLGEE; encoded by the coding sequence ATGAGCGACGGTCAGTTGCGCGACGGTGCGAGCAGCGAACCCGTCCTGGACCCGTCCATCGCCGACCGGCTCACCCGGAACCCGGACGGGCTCGTCGCGGCCGTCGTGCAGGACGCGACCTCCGGTCGGGTGCTCATGATGGCGTGGATGGACGACGCCGCCCTCGCCGAGACGCTGGCCACCCGGCGCGGGGTCTACTTCTCGCGCTCGCGTGGCGCGCGCTGGGTCAAGGGGGAGACCTCCGGTCACGTACAGCACGTGCGCAGCGTGGAGATCGACTGCGACGGCGACACCGTCCTGCTCCGGGTGGACCAGACCGGCGCCGCCTGCCACAACGGCACCGACAGCTGCTTCGACACCGACACACTCCTCGGGGAGGAATGA
- a CDS encoding tautomerase family protein, with amino-acid sequence MPFIQINQLDGMDPPSKARVIEAVTAAYAEAAGKDPAKVWVHVNDMPHDSFGIGGRVVG; translated from the coding sequence GTGCCCTTCATTCAGATCAACCAGCTCGACGGGATGGACCCGCCGTCCAAGGCCCGCGTGATCGAGGCCGTCACCGCCGCCTACGCCGAGGCCGCGGGCAAGGATCCGGCCAAGGTGTGGGTGCACGTCAACGACATGCCGCACGACTCGTTCGGGATCGGCGGCCGGGTCGTCGGATGA
- a CDS encoding anthranilate synthase component I, whose amino-acid sequence MSTRTTTFEQFRALASGHRVVPVVRTVLADSETPLSAYDKLAADRPGTFLLESAEHGRSWSRWSFIGCGAAAALTVDDAGEAMWLGHVPAGAPTGGDPLDALRRTLDLLRTDQIEGLPPLTSGLVGYLGYDIVRRLERITPDTTDDLHVPELVQMLATDLAAFDHHEGRIHLIANAVNWDGSDERVEDAYADAVARVDSMTARLAAPGAGGVSVFDTPDPQMRRRTDESTYHSRVADIIEQIYSGEAFQVVLSQRFEVDTSASPRDVYRILRTTNPSPYMYLMTVPDGTGDDGFGGTAFTIVGSSPEALVKVQDGLATTHPIAGTRPRGDDDEHDVLLAKDLVEDAKENAEHLMLVDLGRNDLGRVCEPGSVVVTEFRQVERYSHVMHLVSTVTGRLAEGRTGIDAVTACFPAGTLSGSPKPRALQIIEDLEDTRRGVYGGVVGYVDFAGNADQAIAIRSAVLKDGTAYVQAGAGIVADSVAASEDEECRNKAMAVLRAVAAADTLRPAGPTGGAGPAGGAGGEDTEGEGR is encoded by the coding sequence ATGAGCACAAGGACCACGACCTTCGAGCAGTTCCGGGCGCTCGCCTCGGGCCACCGGGTCGTCCCCGTGGTGCGCACGGTGCTCGCCGACTCGGAGACTCCGCTCTCCGCGTACGACAAACTCGCGGCCGACCGACCCGGGACCTTCCTGCTGGAGTCGGCCGAGCACGGTCGGTCGTGGTCGCGGTGGTCGTTCATCGGCTGCGGGGCGGCCGCGGCGCTGACCGTCGACGACGCGGGTGAGGCCATGTGGTTGGGGCACGTGCCCGCGGGGGCGCCCACGGGCGGCGACCCGCTCGACGCCCTGCGCCGAACCCTGGACCTGCTGCGGACCGACCAGATCGAGGGCCTGCCGCCACTGACGTCCGGGCTGGTGGGCTACCTCGGGTACGACATCGTGCGCCGACTCGAACGCATCACCCCCGACACCACCGACGACCTCCACGTCCCGGAGCTCGTCCAGATGCTCGCCACCGACCTGGCCGCGTTCGACCACCACGAGGGCCGGATCCACCTGATCGCCAACGCCGTCAACTGGGACGGGAGTGACGAGAGGGTCGAGGATGCCTACGCCGACGCGGTGGCCCGGGTGGACTCCATGACCGCCAGGCTCGCGGCTCCCGGTGCCGGCGGGGTCAGCGTGTTCGACACCCCGGATCCGCAGATGCGCCGTCGCACCGACGAGTCGACCTACCACTCGCGGGTGGCGGACATCATCGAGCAGATCTACTCCGGAGAAGCGTTCCAGGTGGTGCTCAGTCAACGCTTCGAGGTCGACACCTCGGCCTCGCCGAGGGACGTCTACCGCATTCTGCGCACCACCAACCCGAGCCCCTACATGTACTTGATGACCGTCCCGGACGGCACGGGTGACGACGGCTTCGGCGGCACCGCGTTCACCATCGTCGGGTCGAGCCCCGAGGCCCTGGTCAAGGTGCAGGACGGACTGGCCACGACCCACCCGATCGCCGGGACACGGCCGAGGGGCGACGACGACGAGCACGACGTCCTGCTTGCCAAGGACCTCGTGGAGGACGCCAAGGAGAACGCGGAGCACCTGATGCTGGTCGATCTCGGTCGCAACGACCTCGGCCGGGTCTGTGAGCCGGGCTCCGTCGTGGTGACCGAGTTCCGTCAGGTGGAGCGGTACAGCCACGTCATGCACCTGGTCTCCACAGTGACGGGCCGCCTGGCGGAGGGACGTACGGGCATCGACGCCGTCACGGCCTGTTTCCCGGCCGGCACCCTGTCGGGGTCGCCCAAACCCCGCGCGCTCCAGATCATCGAGGACCTCGAGGACACCCGTCGCGGGGTCTACGGGGGCGTTGTCGGCTACGTGGACTTCGCGGGCAACGCCGATCAGGCTATCGCCATCAGGTCCGCGGTGCTCAAGGACGGGACCGCCTACGTCCAGGCCGGGGCCGGGATCGTGGCCGACTCCGTCGCGGCGTCAGAGGACGAGGAGTGCCGCAACAAGGCCATGGCGGTCCTGCGGGCCGTCGCAGCGGCGGACACGTTGAGGCCCGCGGGCCCCACGGGTGGCGCTGGCCCCGCGGGTGGCGCGGGTGGCGAGGACACGGAGGGGGAGGGCCGGTGA
- a CDS encoding TIGR02234 family membrane protein, translated as MTQSTRFRLPVLLLLVGAVLLWIASRMVWLDVVAFNDQSGEARRSLTGAEWQPALVPLALGALAAVAAVALVRGTGARAVGAVITLLGLATGALLASTVGGVDESRVHSAVTSEEELGSTNAGPGTADAQAVPEWSEITEISTRSPGPAFTGAGALALVAAGVIPMIWPTRKVRRDDRYVTPAARREATEPGEVTADNGRDLWQELDDGRDPTG; from the coding sequence GTGACCCAGAGCACCCGGTTCCGTCTCCCTGTCCTGTTACTGCTCGTCGGAGCCGTCCTGTTGTGGATCGCCTCCCGGATGGTCTGGCTTGACGTGGTCGCGTTCAACGACCAATCGGGTGAGGCCCGGCGCAGCCTGACCGGTGCGGAGTGGCAGCCGGCGCTGGTCCCGTTGGCGCTGGGAGCTCTCGCCGCGGTGGCGGCGGTCGCGCTGGTCCGGGGAACCGGGGCGCGGGCGGTCGGTGCCGTCATCACCCTGCTCGGCCTGGCCACCGGCGCGCTGCTGGCCTCGACGGTGGGCGGCGTGGACGAGAGCCGGGTCCACTCGGCGGTGACGAGCGAGGAAGAGCTCGGCAGCACCAATGCGGGACCCGGGACCGCCGACGCGCAGGCCGTGCCGGAGTGGTCGGAGATCACGGAGATCTCGACCCGGTCGCCGGGCCCGGCGTTCACCGGTGCCGGTGCGTTGGCACTCGTCGCCGCGGGCGTCATCCCGATGATCTGGCCGACCCGCAAGGTGCGACGCGACGATCGCTACGTGACCCCGGCGGCGCGCCGCGAGGCCACGGAGCCCGGCGAGGTCACCGCGGATAACGGACGCGACCTGTGGCAGGAACTCGACGACGGGCGCGATCCCACCGGCTGA
- the trpC gene encoding indole-3-glycerol phosphate synthase TrpC yields MGTVLDSIIDGVREDVAAREAVIDLTAVKEAARSAPEPRDALKALRGAGVGVIAEVKRASPSKGQLAEIPDPAVLARMYEEGGARIISCLTEERRFNGSLADLDAVRRAVDIPVLRKDFVVGPYQIHEARAHGADLVLLIVAALEQDALVSLLDRTESLGMTALVEVHTEEEADRALEAGATVIGVNARNLKTLEVDRDVFSRIAPGLPSGVVKIAESGVRDASDLLAYASVGADAVLVGEGLVTKGDPRAACNALATAGSHPSCPQGPR; encoded by the coding sequence GTGGGTACCGTGCTCGACTCGATTATCGACGGGGTCCGCGAGGACGTCGCGGCCCGCGAGGCTGTCATCGACCTCACTGCGGTCAAGGAGGCGGCCCGGTCGGCGCCTGAACCGCGTGACGCACTCAAGGCACTCCGGGGCGCCGGTGTCGGCGTCATCGCCGAGGTCAAGCGCGCCAGCCCCTCCAAGGGACAACTCGCCGAGATCCCCGATCCCGCGGTGCTGGCCCGGATGTACGAGGAGGGTGGAGCCCGCATCATCTCCTGCCTGACCGAGGAGCGGCGCTTCAACGGCAGCCTGGCGGACCTGGACGCCGTCCGCCGCGCGGTCGACATCCCGGTGCTCCGCAAGGACTTCGTGGTGGGGCCGTACCAGATCCACGAGGCCCGGGCGCACGGCGCGGACCTGGTGCTGCTCATCGTGGCCGCGCTCGAGCAGGACGCGCTGGTGTCCCTGCTGGACCGCACGGAGTCGCTCGGGATGACGGCCCTGGTGGAGGTGCACACGGAAGAGGAAGCCGACCGTGCCCTGGAGGCCGGTGCCACCGTCATCGGTGTCAACGCCCGCAACCTCAAGACCCTCGAGGTCGACCGCGACGTGTTCTCCCGCATCGCTCCCGGCCTCCCGTCCGGGGTGGTGAAGATCGCCGAGTCGGGCGTCCGGGACGCATCCGACCTCCTGGCGTACGCCAGTGTGGGTGCGGACGCGGTGCTCGTCGGCGAGGGCCTGGTGACCAAGGGTGACCCGCGCGCGGCGTGCAACGCCCTGGCCACGGCGGGTTCCCACCCGTCCTGCCCGCAGGGACCCCGCTAG
- the trpB gene encoding tryptophan synthase subunit beta: MGDVLRTTTGHEPDQRGHWGAFGGRYVPEALMAVVDEVADAYAKARADDTYLDELDRLQRDYSGRPSPLYEAGRFGAEIGARVFLKREDLNHTGSHKINNVLGQVLLANRMGKKRVIAETGAGQHGVATATACALLGLECKIFMGAVDVRRQALNVARMRLLGAEVEAVEVGSATLKDAINEAMRDWVSRADDTYYAFGTAAGPHPFPAMVRDFQRIVGTEARAQILDRVGRLPDAAVACVGGGSNAIGLFHPFLDDPAVRLVGCEAGGDGVASGRTAATVNAGRPGVFQGSYAHLMQDEDGQTIESHSISAGLDYPGVGPEHSYLSDIGRAEYRPVTDTQAMDAFAQLCRTEGIIPAIESAHAIAGAAQLASEGVGLILVNVSGRGDKDVDTAARWFGLLGGGTPPEAGVDSSRGADDGKGEYADGGVEA, translated from the coding sequence ATGGGAGACGTGCTCCGGACGACCACCGGACACGAGCCCGACCAGCGAGGCCACTGGGGCGCTTTCGGTGGGCGATACGTGCCCGAGGCGCTCATGGCGGTCGTCGACGAAGTGGCCGACGCCTACGCCAAGGCCCGCGCCGACGACACGTATCTGGACGAGCTGGACCGTCTTCAGCGCGACTACTCGGGTCGGCCGTCGCCGCTGTACGAGGCGGGGCGTTTCGGGGCCGAGATCGGTGCCCGGGTGTTCCTCAAGCGTGAGGACCTCAATCACACCGGGTCGCACAAGATCAACAACGTGCTCGGCCAGGTCCTGTTGGCGAACCGCATGGGCAAGAAGCGCGTCATCGCCGAGACCGGTGCCGGCCAGCACGGCGTCGCCACCGCCACGGCCTGCGCGTTGCTCGGTCTGGAGTGCAAGATCTTCATGGGTGCGGTGGACGTCCGTCGCCAGGCGCTCAACGTCGCGCGGATGCGTCTGCTCGGAGCTGAGGTCGAGGCTGTGGAGGTCGGCTCCGCGACCCTCAAGGACGCCATCAACGAGGCCATGCGCGACTGGGTCTCCCGGGCGGACGACACCTATTACGCGTTCGGCACCGCCGCCGGGCCGCACCCGTTCCCCGCGATGGTCCGCGACTTCCAGCGGATCGTGGGCACCGAGGCTCGCGCCCAGATCCTGGACCGGGTCGGACGACTGCCCGACGCGGCCGTGGCGTGCGTGGGTGGTGGGTCCAATGCGATCGGACTGTTCCATCCGTTCCTCGACGACCCGGCGGTCCGCCTCGTGGGTTGCGAGGCGGGGGGCGACGGCGTGGCGTCCGGTCGTACCGCCGCGACCGTCAACGCCGGCCGACCGGGCGTCTTCCAGGGGTCCTACGCACACCTGATGCAGGACGAGGACGGCCAGACCATCGAATCGCACTCGATCTCGGCCGGCCTGGACTACCCGGGGGTCGGGCCGGAGCACTCGTACCTGTCCGACATCGGTCGGGCCGAGTACCGCCCGGTGACCGACACCCAGGCGATGGACGCGTTCGCCCAACTGTGCCGGACCGAGGGGATCATCCCCGCGATCGAGTCCGCCCACGCGATCGCCGGAGCCGCGCAGCTCGCCTCCGAGGGCGTCGGCCTGATCCTGGTCAACGTGTCGGGCCGGGGCGACAAGGACGTCGACACCGCCGCCCGGTGGTTCGGCCTGTTGGGCGGGGGGACCCCGCCGGAGGCCGGGGTGGATTCGAGCCGGGGCGCCGACGACGGCAAGGGCGAGTACGCGGACGGGGGAGTCGAGGCATGA
- the trpA gene encoding tryptophan synthase subunit alpha, with amino-acid sequence MSILSEVFERCRAEHRAALIGYYPAGYPTVEGSIEAVRTMVAGGCDVIEVGIPYSDPMMDGPTIQAAADVALEAGFRIRDTFAVIRAVAEAGAVPVVMSYWNPILQYGVDRFAADLAAAGGTGVITPDLIPDEAEDWIAATDAHGIDRVFLVAPSSTNERLAMTLSHTSGFVYIQAVMGVTGARDVVSDAPRTLTARVREHSGLACGVGLGVRNGDQAAEIASYADGVIVGSALITAATEGGEALARLTAELAAGVRRPGAGS; translated from the coding sequence ATGAGCATTCTGAGCGAGGTGTTCGAGCGGTGCCGGGCCGAGCACCGGGCCGCCCTCATCGGGTACTACCCGGCGGGGTACCCCACGGTCGAGGGATCGATCGAGGCCGTACGGACGATGGTCGCGGGCGGCTGCGACGTCATCGAGGTGGGGATCCCGTATTCGGATCCCATGATGGACGGTCCCACCATCCAGGCGGCCGCCGACGTGGCGCTGGAGGCCGGCTTCCGGATCCGCGACACCTTCGCCGTGATCCGGGCGGTGGCCGAGGCCGGCGCGGTCCCGGTCGTCATGAGCTACTGGAACCCGATCCTGCAGTACGGCGTTGACCGGTTCGCGGCGGACCTCGCGGCCGCCGGGGGGACCGGGGTCATCACGCCGGATCTCATCCCGGACGAGGCGGAGGACTGGATCGCGGCCACCGACGCGCACGGGATCGACCGGGTGTTCCTGGTGGCGCCGTCGTCGACCAACGAGCGGCTGGCCATGACGCTGTCCCACACCAGCGGGTTCGTCTACATCCAGGCGGTCATGGGGGTGACCGGTGCACGAGACGTGGTCTCGGACGCCCCTCGCACCCTCACCGCCCGGGTCCGTGAGCACTCGGGTCTGGCGTGCGGCGTCGGCCTCGGGGTGCGCAACGGCGACCAGGCGGCGGAGATCGCCTCCTACGCGGACGGCGTGATCGTGGGTTCCGCGCTCATCACCGCGGCCACCGAGGGCGGCGAGGCGCTGGCCCGTCTGACCGCCGAACTCGCCGCGGGCGTGCGTCGGCCGGGGGCCGGCTCGTGA
- the pyk gene encoding pyruvate kinase, translating into MNRRTKIVCTLGPAVASEAGIRELVDAGMNVARLNFSHGDHADHEANYRWVRKASDESGRAVGVLADLQGPKIRLGRFIEGRHEWAEGDSVAITVADVEGTKERVSTTYKGLADDARPGDRLLVDDGNIGLTVQRVEGEDVHCVVTEGGTVSNNKGVSLPGMNVSVPALSEKDIADLRFALALGVDFIALSFVRSPADVDLVHEIMDEVGVHVPVIAKLEKPEAVKNLESIVLAFDAIMVARGDLGVELPLQEVPLVQKRAIQIARENAKPVIVATQMLESMITNSRPTRAEASDVANAVLDGADAVMLSGETSVGKYPIEAVRTMSSIALAVEADSTAAPDLVHIPRTKRGVISYSAREIGERLGAKALVAVTSTGDTVRRLARLHSHLPLIAITGDPRIRSQLALTWGTETFLTDRMNETAELVKVTDELLMPVEGYNEDDLIVIVAGNVPGVEGSTNFILVHRMGEADH; encoded by the coding sequence GTGAACCGTCGTACCAAGATCGTCTGCACCCTGGGTCCCGCCGTCGCGTCGGAGGCCGGCATCCGTGAACTCGTCGATGCCGGGATGAACGTCGCCCGGCTCAACTTCAGTCACGGAGACCATGCCGACCACGAGGCCAACTACCGATGGGTCCGCAAGGCCTCGGACGAGTCGGGGCGCGCCGTCGGTGTGCTCGCGGACCTCCAGGGCCCCAAGATCAGGCTCGGCCGCTTCATCGAGGGCCGCCACGAATGGGCGGAGGGCGACAGTGTCGCCATCACCGTCGCGGACGTGGAGGGCACCAAGGAGCGTGTGTCCACCACCTACAAGGGGTTGGCCGACGATGCCCGTCCCGGCGACAGGCTGCTCGTGGACGACGGCAACATCGGCCTCACCGTGCAGCGGGTCGAGGGCGAGGACGTCCACTGCGTCGTCACCGAGGGCGGCACGGTCTCCAACAACAAGGGCGTGTCCCTCCCGGGGATGAACGTCTCGGTTCCGGCACTGAGCGAGAAGGACATCGCGGACCTGCGTTTCGCGCTCGCCCTGGGAGTGGACTTCATCGCCCTGTCCTTCGTCCGATCGCCGGCGGACGTCGACCTGGTGCACGAGATCATGGACGAGGTCGGGGTGCACGTCCCGGTGATCGCCAAGCTCGAGAAGCCGGAGGCGGTCAAGAACCTCGAGTCCATCGTCCTGGCCTTCGACGCGATCATGGTGGCCCGAGGCGACCTGGGCGTGGAGCTGCCCCTGCAGGAGGTGCCGCTGGTCCAGAAGCGGGCGATCCAGATCGCACGGGAGAACGCCAAGCCGGTCATCGTGGCCACCCAGATGCTCGAGTCCATGATCACCAACTCGCGGCCCACCCGGGCGGAGGCGTCGGACGTCGCCAACGCCGTCCTCGACGGCGCCGACGCCGTCATGCTCTCGGGCGAGACCTCGGTGGGCAAGTACCCCATCGAGGCGGTGCGGACGATGTCCTCCATCGCGCTCGCCGTCGAGGCGGACTCCACCGCGGCACCGGACCTGGTCCACATCCCGCGGACCAAGCGCGGGGTCATCTCCTACTCGGCTCGCGAGATCGGGGAGCGGCTGGGGGCCAAGGCACTCGTCGCGGTCACCTCGACCGGCGACACGGTCCGGCGTCTGGCCCGCCTGCACAGCCACCTGCCGCTCATCGCCATCACCGGGGATCCGCGGATCCGTAGCCAGCTGGCACTCACGTGGGGGACCGAGACGTTCCTGACCGATCGCATGAACGAGACGGCCGAGCTCGTCAAGGTCACCGACGAACTACTGATGCCGGTCGAGGGGTACAACGAGGACGACCTCATCGTGATCGTCGCGGGCAACGTGCCGGGAGTCGAGGGGTCGACCAACTTCATCCTCGTGCACCGGATGGGCGAAGCAGACCACTGA
- a CDS encoding M23 family metallopeptidase yields MSDATRITFTELADRLGVDGSGATAGRHRAARSANGMGRIVAGAVAGAALTGGVAMAAAPAASAQSSDMVDVNQLGQMAQEFAQGIGLNEAQLREYAIDPAMFGSLGLPAASAVGGAHAPTVGPITSGFGPRWGTFHNGTDFGAPIGTPMFAVKSGTVVAAGPASGYGLWIRIQTDDGYLLEYGHNDQNYVSVGQRVNAGQIIGTVGNRGYSTGPHLHFGVRNPAGQWIDPVPWLRANGVAV; encoded by the coding sequence ATGTCCGACGCCACTCGAATCACCTTCACCGAGCTCGCCGATCGACTTGGCGTGGACGGCTCCGGCGCGACCGCCGGCCGCCACCGTGCCGCCCGCTCCGCCAACGGAATGGGCCGCATCGTCGCCGGTGCCGTAGCCGGTGCCGCGCTCACCGGTGGCGTGGCGATGGCCGCCGCCCCCGCCGCGTCCGCCCAGTCCTCCGACATGGTCGACGTCAACCAGCTCGGCCAGATGGCCCAGGAGTTCGCGCAGGGCATCGGGCTGAACGAGGCGCAGCTGCGCGAGTACGCCATCGACCCGGCGATGTTCGGTTCGCTGGGCCTGCCCGCCGCCTCCGCCGTCGGCGGGGCCCACGCCCCGACCGTCGGTCCCATCACCTCGGGCTTCGGCCCGCGTTGGGGAACCTTCCACAACGGCACCGACTTCGGCGCCCCGATCGGTACGCCGATGTTCGCCGTCAAGTCCGGCACGGTCGTCGCGGCCGGCCCGGCCTCGGGCTACGGACTGTGGATCCGCATCCAGACCGACGACGGCTACCTGCTCGAGTACGGCCACAACGACCAGAACTACGTCTCGGTGGGCCAGCGCGTCAACGCCGGTCAGATCATCGGGACCGTGGGCAACCGCGGGTACTCGACCGGCCCGCACCTGCACTTCGGCGTACGCAACCCCGCCGGCCAGTGGATCGACCCGGTGCCGTGGCTGCGCGCCAACGGCGTCGCCGTCTGA
- a CDS encoding S-(hydroxymethyl)mycothiol dehydrogenase gives MSQTVRGVIARSKGAEVELVDVVVPDPGPNDVVVRVQACGVCHTDLAYRDGGINDEYPFLLGHEAAGIVETVGDRVTHVAEGDFVVLNWRAVCGECRACKRGQQQYCFATHNASQKMTLTDGTELSPALGIGAFIDKTLVHEGQCTKVDPAADPAVAGLLGCGVMAGLGAAVNTGNVTRGQSVAVIGCGGVGIAAVVGARLAGASTIVAVDLDDTKLEWARDFGATDVVNSSGTDPVAAIQELTGGFGADVVIDAVGRPETYEQAFYARDLAGTVVLVGVPTPEMRLEMPLLDFFGRGGSLKSSWYGDCLPERDFPMLVDLHLQGRLPLEKFVSERIGLDAVEAAFGAMKSGSVLRSVVTL, from the coding sequence ATGTCGCAGACCGTCAGGGGCGTCATAGCCCGTAGCAAGGGTGCCGAGGTCGAGCTCGTCGACGTAGTGGTCCCCGATCCGGGGCCGAACGACGTCGTGGTCCGCGTACAGGCGTGCGGCGTCTGCCACACCGACCTCGCGTACCGCGACGGCGGCATCAACGACGAGTACCCCTTCCTCCTCGGCCACGAGGCCGCGGGGATCGTCGAGACCGTCGGTGACCGCGTGACCCATGTGGCCGAGGGCGACTTCGTGGTGCTGAACTGGCGCGCGGTGTGCGGTGAGTGTCGGGCCTGTAAGCGCGGCCAGCAGCAGTACTGCTTCGCCACCCACAACGCGTCGCAGAAGATGACCCTCACCGACGGCACGGAACTCAGCCCCGCCCTCGGGATCGGCGCGTTCATCGACAAGACCCTCGTCCACGAGGGACAGTGCACCAAGGTGGACCCGGCGGCCGACCCGGCCGTGGCGGGGCTGCTGGGCTGCGGTGTGATGGCCGGCCTCGGCGCCGCCGTCAACACCGGCAACGTCACGCGGGGTCAGTCCGTCGCCGTCATCGGCTGCGGCGGCGTCGGCATCGCCGCGGTCGTCGGCGCCCGCCTGGCCGGCGCCTCGACCATCGTCGCCGTGGACCTCGACGACACCAAGCTCGAGTGGGCCCGCGACTTCGGGGCCACCGACGTGGTCAACTCCTCCGGCACGGACCCCGTGGCCGCCATCCAGGAGCTCACGGGCGGCTTCGGCGCCGATGTCGTGATCGACGCGGTCGGCCGGCCCGAGACCTACGAGCAGGCTTTCTACGCCCGCGACCTCGCCGGCACGGTGGTGTTGGTGGGCGTGCCCACGCCCGAGATGCGGCTGGAGATGCCGCTGCTCGACTTCTTCGGTCGCGGGGGATCGCTCAAGTCCTCCTGGTACGGCGACTGCCTGCCCGAGCGCGACTTCCCGATGCTGGTGGACCTGCACCTGCAGGGTCGGCTGCCACTCGAGAAGTTCGTCAGCGAGCGCATCGGCCTGGACGCGGTCGAGGCCGCGTTCGGCGCCATGAAGTCCGGTTCCGTCCTCCGATCGGTGGTGACCCTGTGA
- a CDS encoding MBL fold metallo-hydrolase has protein sequence MSETYTSAGNAGGLRIEKVVTSGVFALDGGEWEVDNNIWILGDDSEVYIIDAAHTARPIIDAVAGRTVKGILCSHAHNDHITVAPELARELDTRVFVHPGDQMLWEETHPTVAHEDLEDGQTFQIAGTGFTVMNTPGHSPGSCVFHVPEAGVLFSGDTLFSGGPGATGRSYSDFPTIITSIRDRILTLPADTLVHTGHGDGTKVGEESPHLEEWIARGS, from the coding sequence GTGAGCGAGACCTACACCAGTGCCGGCAATGCCGGTGGCCTGCGCATCGAGAAGGTCGTGACGAGCGGTGTCTTCGCGCTCGACGGCGGCGAGTGGGAGGTGGACAACAACATCTGGATCCTCGGTGACGATTCCGAGGTGTACATCATCGATGCCGCCCACACCGCCCGGCCGATCATCGACGCGGTGGCCGGGCGCACGGTCAAGGGCATCCTGTGTTCGCATGCCCACAACGATCACATCACCGTGGCCCCCGAGCTCGCCCGCGAACTCGACACGCGGGTCTTCGTCCACCCCGGGGACCAGATGTTGTGGGAGGAGACCCACCCGACCGTCGCCCACGAGGACCTCGAGGACGGGCAGACCTTCCAGATCGCCGGGACCGGGTTCACGGTCATGAACACCCCCGGCCACTCGCCGGGCTCGTGCGTCTTCCACGTCCCCGAGGCGGGCGTACTGTTCTCCGGCGACACCCTGTTCTCCGGAGGGCCCGGCGCCACGGGACGGTCGTACTCCGATTTCCCGACCATCATCACCTCGATCCGGGACCGGATCCTCACGCTGCCCGCCGACACCCTGGTCCACACGGGTCACGGTGACGGCACGAAGGTGGGCGAGGAGTCCCCGCATCTGGAGGAGTGGATCGCCCGGGGCAGCTGA